The stretch of DNA TTTGCTAGTGTAAACTTTTCTGCTCATCTTCATCACACAGAAGGAGTTGGATCTGAAGCAgagtaatttttattctctttaagCAATGACTGGACATAAAGAAGCCCCCAACCTGCAGAAAATGTAGGTGGATTTCTGAGGGGCAAACCAGGGACAGTCCCATTGCCAATGACTGTATAAAGGAAAGTGATTAACTGAGATTTTCCCCAAGTGTTGGATGCTCTTTAGCATTCAACATTTTACAGGAATGACCTCTAGAGAGGCTTGTTCCTCTTCCTTAGATTTGAGGGAATAGAACTTCCTTCAAAGACTAAGTGTGATACATTTACTGTGCCTTTAGTCATGgtgctctcagctctcctgtcaccagcagcagaaaactGTCTTCATATCTGCAGAGGAAATTTTTATTGAAGAAGAATGACAGGAGAGTTGTCATCTACAGGAAAAATCTCACCTCTAAATCAGTTCACCTGTTTCAAAACTTGTCCCCACCCTGTTTTATGGTAACATAAGTGCAGATCTTAAGGTGCACTTTCAGCTTTGTGAGCAAATTCTCCTGGGAGTTCACTGCTCAAACTCAGTGTTTTGGGCACACTTTTACCACAGGTGTGTGTTGTTTTCTCACACAGTCATAAAGTCAAGTCTACTCCTGTGTGAGTGATGACACAGCTCcataaaaatcctgaaatcaacAGGACGAGATTTGTAGCTTCTTCTAAGGTGGTTTCATTGTACTTTGCATCAAAGAATTTGCCTGTAATTATGtcttgtatgtgtgtgtgtgtgtggaattAGCACCTCACATTTCTAGCTGTGGctttgttctgttctgtgttacaattgctccttgtcctggctgtgctcaccctcTCCAGGGGAAGTTGAGGAGACAGGAGCAGTGTAAGGGTTAGAGTAGAGTCTTTTCTCTCAGTGTTTATGGTTGAAAATCCTGAGTACTCAGTGCTTCCTCCTTCAAGTGTTCTGAGTCAAAAcacattgtttttttttttaacacccTGAGGAGTGCAGAGACAGGGATCCTACGTGCTCTGCATTGAGGATAAACCCcaatccctgcagtgcccaggcagggccAGACACTCAGCCAACCTTCAGTCAGAGACAGAAGGATGCATGAAAGCCTCAGCAGGacttttctgcaggaaatgcaTTCTAGTAGTATTAAATCAGGATGGCAATCTCACATTAAATAATGAGCTCTTCCAGAGGTTTCAGGGAACCTCACAAATTTCACTTTTCACAAGTTGAACACATGGTTCTACACTgatgttgcttttaaaattacagagtaaaacatgaaataatttcttcctttgtttcagGTTAGTTGTGTAGATAACAGTATCAAAGGACCTGGAGGGCATGAGGCAGTGGTAGAAATTGCAATAAAGTGTTTTGTTTGTCATCTGTCAGGACATGACGCCACAAAGGACCAGTTAGAGAAGATAACCATGAAATCTCTGGAGATGGGAACATCTCGGATTCAGGGCCTTGTTTCTGTGGCTGCTCCAAGCCAGACTGCTCAAAGTGAGTGAACCTTTGGCAAAAATCTCTCCCAGTCTTAAAGGATAAGATTACAGGAACATTTCCTGCACACTTCTGAGAAGATCTTGCAAGAACTACTTGTTTTAATAATTATTGTTTTCACAGTGAAATGTTATTGGTAGTATTAGTATTGGTAATTAGTGCTTTGCAACACGTAATGAATAAATAACAGAATTAAGTTGTCTAAATGATTTCTGTTGTGATCACCTCAGGTAAGTCTGagcctcattttttttcacaattaaGAACAGTGGTTTGAATCTATTCACAGGGAATAAGGAAAGCTAATAAATAATAAGTGTGATTCTCTTGCAACACCAAAGCTTTGCTGAAATTCCCAAAGGTTTTGTAATGAGACAGAGGGATAATGCTCAGTGAACAGAGACAGCACTGAGGATGTAAAAAGAATTGGATTCCATCTAAGAAAAATGATGAGGGGTTTAATCATGATTCAGCAAACAACATTTGCAATGAGTCTGGTCATACACCTGAAATCACTGCTACACCTGCATGTACAGAGCCAGACTGACTCAGGTGCCTCCCTAGAGCTGACACTGCTgcaagggaaaatattttaaaatgttattatttttggGGAAACCATGAAGGACAATAGTGCCCTtgcttttaaacagaaaaagaggatAAGGAATGAAGCAAGAGAAAGGAACCAACTCCAATGAAGCAGATCTGCTGGCTCTGGGCCTGCCTGGCCTAACAGAAAAACTATTATATGtaagagagaaagaagcagcaggagaatTCCTTCTCTGGGTTTTCCCTGAAGCAGCACTCAGTAGCTTTTCAATGCAGCTTTCCACTGGCCATGAGCATGTGGGAGGGTCTGTTCCTATGGCATGCTGATTTCTCCAGTTCTGGACACAGATATGCTCAAAATCTTGTTAGACCACTCCAGAAAGGAgacactcccagctctcctgtgagAGCTCTGACCTTTGCAGGCTTGAAATTTGGAAAGTGAGAAATCTCTAAGTGCTTCTTGTGCAGCAATTAGAATGTGATATTTTATattatgtgtgtatatatataaatatatctatatgtgtgtgctgtgtcaGTCTATCCCAGAGTCCCACTATCAAAGGGACAGCACAGAACAAATCAGGCCTTGCTCTCCTGGTGTCACTGGAATCCACAGGAGCACAAAGCAGGTAAGGAAGGGATGAGGAGCAGTGGGATTTTAAAGCAAGGTTTCTGCCATCTGTAAATCCCACAGTTAGTGAGCAATTTTGGACTCCTCAAAATTAAGCTGCAAGATTTTTCAAAACAGGCCCTCTTGGTTTTTTCTTGGATTATATTCAGTGAagaataaatacaattttaaaaaatacaaactttaTTATCTCCCAAATTCTTGTTCACACAGAGCAAGAGCCTGTTCTGATTGTTCTGTGAACACCCCATGAACTAAAGTTGTGTTCAGCAGGAGTGAGGAGGACTCTGCCTATGCAAATTAGATGCATTATTTTAATACAGACAACTTTTCTATGCAGTTGCTTTCAATTCTCTAATGTCTGTTAAAAGTAATTGCTTTTCCACCAGAGCTTGATTCAGTCCCTGCTTTGAAGACTTTTATTTACAGGCATgtgtggagggagggagggaaagggaaggaatcTTCCTGGGATGCAACACTGAAATACTGGGAGCATCTCTTTAGGGGAGGAATTGAGCATCCCTAATTTCTACTGATCTCAGTGCATGTCAAAGCTGCTCAGCACCTCAGAGGATCAAATACTTTGATAGAACAGATTATGCCTCTGTTCTATTCAGGcagttttccctctttttcttctcccctttcttgtttaatgttttttcataacattaatattttaggGATGctcaatatttatatttttcctcttgttcctCCTCGCAGTCAAACAGAACCTTTCCCTCAAGCTTCATGGCTGATTTTTACTGCTTAAGTACGATTGAGGAATTGTTTTGTACTCCTTGACTACCATGCAGCAGAGCCTGATCTGTGTCTGTATTACCAGGCTGTGTTACCATGGATCTTTGTATTCCTGCATATTCTGAGAGCTGCTACTACAAAGTGAAGCAAGCCTTTCCTTATCATGCCTGTTTTTAAAGGATTGACTCATTGTTTGATCTTGCAGATCTCCTTTCAGCTTTCTGaggtttggaggggttttttctGGTAGAAAGCCTTACTGCCACCCCCTgttatgtatattttaattgaatttttccTAGATACTCCAAAACTTGAAGAAAGTAAGCAAAGAATAGGTGGTGGTGAATACAATACTTTCTGTTTCATCCCAATCTATAGGACTCCTATTGGATATCACAAACTTTAAAAACCATATCTGAAGTGAGAAGTGAAAGGacattgcttttcatttcccaCAGGATTAAAGGTCAAGCAAGAAACATAAGAAATAATCAACTGATCAAACCCAGCATCCAATAATTGAACTAATATTTAACTGCTAGTAAGAGAATCCTTCAAGAGCAATCAGAGTCTTTCTTTATGAATCTGAATCCTTCCCTCTGAACAGGGAACCTGGCAAAACCCCCACAAATGCCACAACAACAAGTAAAAATCTCTTCTCAGCACAAAACCTCCGTGCCCTCCTACCTGTGGAAGTGGATTGCACCGTTTTCCTCATCCACTCATAAGAGCTGTGCCTTTGGCTGTTGGGAGAGATTTGCTGGGCATGAATTGTATCTACAGGAGGTAAGGGCGCAGCAGCAGCGGGGTGCAGGGAGCTGTAATCAGCAGAGCTGTAGGAGCCCTGGCCAGGGGACGAGCCATTGATGTGGGCAGCGGGCACGGCGCTGGAAGGGCCTGGGCCGTAGGCGCTCCAGTCCTCGCGCTGGGGGCCGTAGTgggagccccaggctggggctgcctgcccGTGGGTgtccagggctggcacagggtggtATCCCATGTAGTCAGAGTAGGCTGGAGCAGACACGAAGTTTTGCACGGGCAGGTTGTTGCTGGTGCACCTTGCGGATCCCGGATACATGCTGGTGTCTTTATCCAACAGATAGCTCACGTACATGATGCTCACAGCCTGCCTTTGTCTTGCTGGGACATCCTGCTCCTCCAAGGGTTTGTTTgatctcccttcccctcctctttctttctctcttttctagcccagcctggctctatAAATGACTCCTGCTAGCCCTGATGTCCCTTTACTACACATGATTAACAATGGTTTTACCAGGTGCTGGTGGTAACAGTTTACTAAGGTCCTGCCTGATGTCACAGATAACTGCCTGCCCCAAAATTACATTTGCATTCAAATGAAGGGCTGCCCATGCAGGCAACCCCACCTTGCTGCTAGTTCTAGGGCTTCCTTTCTCACAGATCTTTATGTATTGCCAGCCCCGTTCTTTACTTTGAGAATGTGGTTTGAAATCCCGTGGTCTTCGAGCAGAGCTGAGCACGTAGTTAACCATAACTGTTCAGGCAGTAGAAGTTGTATTTTTCTTGAGCAGTGCATGTCAGGATCTCACTTCAGGCACTTGGTTAGAGTTACTCAAACCCTGGTGTCTGCTGGTCCAGTAGTAGTTCTGCTCCAGtgtgctctgtttttttttttaaactaaaaccaAAGGAGCAGTTCAGTGTTTAACTGTAGCTCTTACAGAGCTCCTCACATGAGCACTCTTCTTGACTTCAGCTCTTCATCTGTGTGGGAGAGCACTTAGAAACCACAGCAACCCCGGTGATTTTACCATTACAAAGGATATACAAGAAGTCTCATAGTCATTTTGAGCATTTGTTCATACGAATAGTCTTGTTGATGTTAGCAAGCTATTCATGAGCTGGCTGCTTGCCACAGCGATTGAAGTTCCTCTACTCCAACCTCCAACATTCACAGAAAGGGAATCTGTTATTGAGAGAATGCAGAATTTGTCACTCTCCCTGTGCTTATGTCTTGGTTGTGATATTGAAATGAGTGATAGTTTTccctgaaggttttttttttttgttctcattgCTGTGCTTCTTGACAATAAGTAACAccttttcttgaaaatatggGGACAAATTATAGCGTTTTAGCTCAGGAATGCAGTTCCCTAACTTTCGGGAGCAATCTCATGTTTGTGAGTAACAAATCCCTACGAGAGCATCTGTTGGAGCAAGGAGAGAAAgtgtgcatttctttttttaaacgAGATAGATACCTTAGCATTGTCTCTTAATGGGAGTTCACCCTGTTTTCATTCCTGTTCCTTTAATGATGTGATACTTAATTGCACCTTTATTAATGGTCCGACTTGTCAAAGGAGTTTTTCCTTAAACAGGTGCAAAGTATAATGAGTTCTTTCTTTGTTCAGAGGTGTATTTTTTCTCTGAGTCTTTTGCACTTTAACACCATTTAAACTTCCAGGTtgtgggaaggaaggaatcACTTTGCACACCTGACCACACTGTTGTTTCCTTTAGTGAGAGAAGGGTGTCCTTGGGCTGCATTCACAACGTGCCttgtgaaaaaccttttctgaaTGATAATTTTGAAGCACATTTACCTGCTCAGAGTATTTCAGATTTCCCTGGGTAAAATTTGTGctcttttgcttgtttgcttggttttggggGGCTTGTTTTGCCGGTATAATTGctgaaaggtattttaaaaatcattaggTGGCGGGAAGTTGCCAGAAGCAGTTTCTGCTGCTTGCATATGTGAGCTTACTCGCTTGCAATTTGCACATCTGTGACAGCTGGCCACTCAAAATtacccagcagagctgctagGAAGGACTTCTCAAATCCAGGGAAGTCAGTGATCAGTGGGTCATGGATCTGAACTGCTTaattctgctgcagcagcaaaataaatcacagtaGTCTGATTCAGAATTAGATGTCTCTGGACAACCTCTCTGCagttaaaatgtgattttaatgtAGAAGGACCTTCCTATTTTTTAACTTGAgtgtttttctcccttcttaAATTTAGAGCACTGTGGTTGCTCAGTAGCTCTTGAGTGTTGAAATAGTTGCAAAGAAAGATTCCCtacatttttttgttctaagttgatttcatttcctttcttcctcttcaaaaCTGTTGGAGCCTGATCGTTGTAGGCATTTCAGTGCCTCTCCTGAGTGCAGGTGTAGCAATAAATCAGCCAGAGGAAGAAACAGCATTTATTTGCTCCTTTACTGGAGCCCTCCAGCTGTCTGCAAAATGTTCTAATTATGTTCATTCAACAAAACTTTTCATGCAGACTTTATCTACCTGATACACCCcaacacagagctgtgcagaggggCTGAGTGGGACCTGCCCTTGTTCAGTGCTCAGAAATTTTGGATACACCAGGCTCCAGTCATGGATTCATTCTCCCTCACTGCAGCAGTGTTCCATGAGGAACATTTTGATCTGTTTTTCACAATGGTTTACTTTGTCTCATGGAGCTACTGAAAGCAGTAAAATGGTGATTATTCCTGTGTGTTTGAAAAATCACATAACATATCTTTTTGATGCTTTCAATAATACATTGATATAATGACATGGAAGAagatttttcctcttccataCTGCCTAAAGAAAGGGCTTTCCAATCTGGGATGGCTGCACTGACAATACTTTGCTCCTCTGGCCACATGCTGTGCccacaaagcagaaaactgCTTCCTTTGGATTCCTGAGTACCCTAAGTTGGTCTGGCTCCAGCAAGCTGGACTTTAGCTTTGGTTAGTCTAAGCTTTTATAATTTATATCATTTCAGTTTTACCTATTAGTTAAACCACAGTCATTCGACTGTAATTGCTGGAACTATGTGAATAATCACATATTAATATActtaattgaaaacaaaatattttcaaaagttcTCAAATGCAAAGTGaatggaaatgagaaattgCCCTGAGTTctcaagaggaaaaagaattttattgAGATGATCCTAAAACAACTTCACCCTTGGGCCTCTCTGAGATGCATTTTTCTAGTTCTAAATTTTAATAGTTTCCATCCTCTGAAGCTGGGAAGTGGGGTCCACCAGAGATCCTGGATGGGAAAACATCTCTGAAGGAGGTTTTATCAGGTGATGATGATGTGGGCAGAGACCAAGCAGCAACATTGGATCCTCCAGTCCACTTTGATTATTCCCCTTCTGCTACACGAATGAGTCTCCAGAGTTTTCCTTTGTCGTGTCACAAAGCCATGGATCTGCTAAGGTCCCATCCTTGTGTTTCCAAGCTGATCTGTCTCACATTTAaccacatccctgccctgggatgcaGACCTTCTCCTGCACATCCCATCTTCTTATCTAGGGACTGACAGAGCTCCAGTagctctattttatttttctgagcttttatttttctttttggtctcCAAAGAGTAGCAGCACCCATTTTTGGAGGCGTGTTCCCGTTGCAAGGCTGATCTCTGAGTGCAGTGAAGCAATGGGGACAGCTGGTGGTCAGCTGCCTGCATGGCAAGGAGACCTCTCCGGGCGGGCAGGGACCGTGACCCTATTCAGGTTTACACGTTCTCAGCCCGCTCAGTTCTGTTTGGAGCAGGACTCGTGTCTGTCACATGtccagctgcaggaagcagcGAAGCTCCTGAAGAATCCTGGCTTGGAATTCTGGATATGTTGCAGGGATTTTTAAATGCTCTGCTCTTTGATTAATGGTAACATCTCTCCTTTGAAACCTGAAGTGGACTATTATGGAAcgtggatttaaaaaaataacttttaaaaggaattttctgggCTAAAAAGGTCTGAGAGGTGCTGCAATACAAAGTGGGATTGCTAggtggtggcagagctgggacactcCTGCCATCCAAAGTGGCATcgagccccagggctggaatGTCACATCCACTGCACACCAGGGAATGGTTCAGGAGGTGATGACAGCGAGGAGCCAAGAGCAGGACTGTGATATTTTAATCTTGTGATCTCTAGAGAGTAGCTGGGcttcaaatgtattttctttgttaatCAGTGTATATGGTCTTAAAATAATACCCCCAACTTCCAGGTAACATATGCTGACAAGTGCAGCCTTTAGGATGGCTGCAGTAACCAGCTGTCTCACCAGAACGCTGAGAATACTCCTGGTTCTGAAGAAAACAATCTCCTTTCCTCACTGGTGTTCTCTGTGCTTTGAATTTTAACACCTTGCACTGCGCTGGATCTCCTTGGGCTGTGTGAGTCACGACCCTGCTGCAATGGAAGTGGTGACATTGTGGCAGCCTTAACCCGATAATTCACTGCTCCAGAACCTTCCCAGAAGTGCAAACAGATCTCAGCCTCTGTTCAgtgcctgctgcctcccctgcccctTGCTGCCCACAGGAGCAGAGAAAAACCCATccacccagagctgcctttgGTCCCTTCTCACCTGGTGCACAAGTCAAGGTTCcagtccctgcccacagccccagcctgggggaattcctgctggcagctcagtGAGCAAATGAATCCAACAAAACGGGATCCAGCCTTCCCATCTGTGggatttgtgtttgtgtgtgtgtggttcacacttctctgctgctggaaacccccctggctgcagctccttgaAATTTAGAAGGAAACTGTGTTATATTTTAGTATTAGGGCTGCTAAATCCTGTCTGGGGAAATTCTTTACCTTAGGTGACGGTTTTGAAAGTTCTCTGAACACCTGGCTCTGGGAGCACAGTCTGGATTTGGGTACttggctgctgagcacagacTGGATGTGGATTATTTTCATCGAATTCTTAACTAACATCAAgaattgatattttttcttttcagaagtgTGGTTTCCCCCCCGCTCCTTTAGTATGGAAAATATCCGTGGATACGAGAGTGTCTCAGCATAGGTGAGGGATCCACAAGTACATTTCCTACAGCTGGTTTAGTCACTTCTGAATGAAAGTCACCGCAGTGGCCTCTCCAAAGTGACAATTCCCACTAGGTGGCACTTTGGATCCATCGCACGGGCAAAACCCCGCCTGATGGAGCACCTGAGAGCTGCCACTCGGATTTGTACTTAGTGATTGACCAAGCTAAAAAAGGATCAATGtagtgctgcctgcagcaagTTTCACAGCTCCGTTTAATGCCAACATTGATTAAATCCCCACCCCCACCTCCGTGTGAAGGAGCATTAGCACAGAAATTATTCTCTCTCCCAATCCCTGCATCCAGCTTTCTCCACTGCCCTACCAATTTCCCAcctccaaaaaaagaaaaccccaaaccctccaaaaccccaaacaagctaaaacccccaaacccaaaagaaacccaaaagaACCCAAAGGTTCTTTCAAAagaaccccaaacaaaaccaaaatccatccccaaCCAAGTAATCGTTTATATCCCTGGAAATGAAACTTAATACTGTTGTTTAAAAactttcatgtttttatttgaagtgTGCAGGTAAGTGTCAACTCCCCAAACTCCATTCCCATTGATATTCAAGGCTCTCCTCAGAATGGTGCAGGAATTTTGGAGTTTGCACAAATGAAATCGGCCATGAACAAGGACAGAAGTGATTGCAGGAGTAACaggcaaagaaataaatgacatggagggaaaaatgggaatatttggTTCTGTATTGTCTGACATGGGCTCAGGGGGCATCACACAGCACCTCATAACCGATTCACTGCTACTGATGATGCTCCTCAGCCCAGGCTTTGGAGTGTGCAGCTGTTTGGTGAGAGCAGAAATGCTAAAGgtacagcacagcagctgaggaaacCTAGAGCCAGGTTTTAGCACAGCTTAAGTTCTGTTTTGCTGTTACCACATTCTTTAATTTATGGCAATGAATCTTAAGCTGTTCAGGGATACAAAATCCTGTTCTTCACCAAGGTTTATGAGCAGAGGAGCTCGAGTCAGTGGGAGAACAGGACTGAGTCTTCCAACATCCTGTTGAGGACACAAattcctgctcagcagctgaaatATGGGTTTGTGAGCATTAAGCTTGCATATGGTTCTCTGAGTGGTTTCTAGGGTTCAAAACTTACTCAGTAAACTCGAAAAGAGCCTTTCAGCTCTTTATGTTGGCTGTGCTCTTTTGAGGGAAGCTACTCTAAGTAGTAGGCTTGCAATTGCCATTGTTAAAAATTCATTATGAACCAGATGaggttattaaaaataaatcaaatactTTGGGTTGACTTGTACTGGTTAGCTGAATATATTTCTGCAAATCCTGGTATAAAAACTCATGAGCTGGAAACATTCGAGTTTGGTGTTAAAAGCAAAACTTCCAACATCACCCTGAGAGAAGCTCTGAAGTCTCTTTGTGGCTGTACAGCTTTAAGTGCACCTGCAATGCTGCAGCAAGAGAGGGATTTAAAATAGCAATATGTGGGCATTTAATCTGTTTACTTGGGAAATGACAATACCTGCGAGTGCCCCTTCCATGGGAGCTCACTGTGCTGATCTGGCCCTCAGAACTGGAGGTACTCAAAGGAAACAGATCCAGGAGCAAACGTTTTCCAagagggaaaaggcagagatgctcctctgcctgctcttCTTGCCAAGGTGCTCGGTGGGAGGGGCAGTTGTTTCGTGCAATTTACTGCTGCAAGATATTATTCTGAACAAAgagctcaggaggagctggataAAGATGTGATAATTGTATGAGTCACAGGCAGTAAAACGTTTAAAGAATCTCAATCCTTCGTTTTCCAGGATTGTGCAGAATGTGGTTTACTGAAGTTGTCTCTGAAGTATCTGAGTTTAAATTCTGATTATTTGGAAGACAGTATGCTTGAATAAACGTATCATTGCATTTGTTTTGCATAACAATCCTTGTTTCCACTTTTACAGCTGTATAATGGTATTCCATACTTTTCACAGTGCCTGATATTCAAGATCAAAGTCTTTAACAGATATTTTCTATCTTTGTACCTCTAGCAGTGggataaatatttctgttcaaatCTAATGTGTTACACTGGGACttctgtggctgctgagctgaTCATGAGATAGTCTGGGGGTAGATGATTATCTGCAGAGGTACTTCTAGGAAGTAATTAGAACTCACTTGGCATAATTGTATGGAGTTTGGACATTCTGAGAATAGAGAGCTGTGGTTAACAACGTTTATTTGAATGTTTGCTGAGCGTAGGATCCCACATTTAATGAAATATATTATTAGGAGCTCTTGTTCATAGAATTCTCTAATAATGTTGGTTGTTTCAATGGCAGTAATTCTCTGTGTGATCTGTGCTGTGTGGACATCCCTTCCCAATGTCCTGTCATGTCCCCTTTCCTTGCAGTTCCTGAATGGGACTGTGGGTGTGCATGGAAAAAGAACCATTTATGTAATTCTAATTATTTCTGTACTATTTATTTCTCTAGGATTGCTCTGACTGTAACTCTTGAGTGTTTTTTCCTgccacatttccttttcttgacTAGaactatttctttatttctcttaaGGCACCGGAAGGAATCCTTGAGGTCCCAAGCTCAgtatgttctctttttttttggtcaaagcCTTCCAACAGGATATcccattttcaaaataaatacagcattttgTTTTTGGAAAACAGGAAGGGCAGGCCGTGGAATAGATGGCAATAAAGATTGTTGCTGAGATGTCCAAACTTGGAACTCAGATTTTAGCAGAAGGTGTACAGATCATGAACAGGAATCTTCCCTTTTAAAGgcttttaaggaaaagaaattacagcagGAAATGCTAGATGgaattttcagtctttcctcTGAAGAGATGTCTTAACCACAAACAAAGCCACTTAAAATAGGGACTGGCTTGTAAACATGAGGAGAATTCACTTGTAAAGTAGGTTTAGATATTGTCTGCTGATCAGTGCATGAATAAAAGcttaaaaagtttttattaCACAGCAAGCACTCAGTACATCTTATTCCTTTGGTGAggaggtt from Catharus ustulatus isolate bCatUst1 chromosome 14, bCatUst1.pri.v2, whole genome shotgun sequence encodes:
- the LOC117002991 gene encoding homeobox protein CDX-1-like, with product MYVSYLLDKDTSMYPGSARCTSNNLPVQNFVSAPAYSDYMGYHPVPALDTHGQAAPAWGSHYGPQREDWSAYGPGPSSAVPAAHINGSSPGQGSYSSADYSSLHPAAAAPLPPVDTIHAQQISPNSQRHSSYEWMRKTVQSTSTGKTRTREKYRVVYTDHQRLELEKEFHYNRYITIRRKSELAANLRLSERQVKIWFQNRRAKERKLMKKKMTHFDGSSLGSLQSDSGSVSPMPVAEAQTHSEMASSLFPAPPPPAALPMSGLQHGGTLQQVVASQ